The DNA segment TTCCAAACTCCGTTCTTCCCTTTCCCTCTCAGCTGCAGAGAAGCTCATCCATGTCTTCATCTCCGCCAGGTTGGACTACTCCTGTAACGTACTCCTCATCGGGATCCCTGGCAGGAGCATCCAAAGGCTCTAGTATGTTCAGAACAGCGCTGCCATGGTCCTGGTGAGGGTGCAGAACCacgagcacatcacccccatcctctACACCTTCCATTGGCTCCCCATTCACCTCCGTATTAAGTACAAGGTCCTCCTGCACACCCACCACTGTCTCCACAGTGATGCCCTCACCTACCTCACAGACCTGCTCACTCTACACACCTCAGGCAgaacccggtcaggccaacagcacaGTCTGCTCCTGCCCAGGACTcggctcaagaccatgggggACCAAGCCTCGAGGCCACTGCTCCCCGTCTGTGGAAGCCTCTAccagaccacctcagggcccCACAGATGGTCAATGCTTTTAAGAAAGGACTAAAAATGTATCTTTTTAGAAAAACTTAAAGCTAATGTTATTAATTGATGTGTATATTTTATGATGTTTTTATTGTTATATTTgtctctgtagcactttgagatttggaatcaaatgtaaagtgcaatataaataaaatttattattatcatcctACATACTGTAGTGTAAAGTAAACTTCAGGACAAAAAAGACAAGGTGATTGCAGATCATTAGTGTTCAAATGCACAAAACAGACACTAATCATTAAATTGGTGGTTAAGTACACTTGTTTCCAGATGTTccaggttcaagaccaccccttccCTTTCTCCACATAATGTGGAGGTGGGTCaggatcaacatgcagatccacctcaggtcTGCTGAGGTGGATCAGAACTGTGTGGAATCCTAATTTAGAAACTACAGCAATTTTTTGTCACAAGTATTTTTATAGTGATTCCACATGCAGGTAGGTGACAACATACAGTCACAATAAGGTTAAATCACATGTGAAAAAAGAAACTACAGCACAATTCAGTCAATTTTTATTAAGTTGTCTTCCAACTCTATAAGGgccctggggagaggattaattgcgcatgaattgagtatacaaattgcgggcgttcgttgtcgtccgcaacaaaaacggccaaaaatgtcaaatgtcccagtatcaattacggatatattaataatatatagcgaatatatgatgaacaatcacggttatataacgcatgtagggaggaaactgatccgacacattgagattatcacggcagtattacgggtgtattatgaatacattgcgcacgtgttgcacgtgcacggcatctgcattgtggtcataaaataagctcactcgctcctttcggcatcactattcacaccaacaatacagcctctggagcatttgctggacttggacaagttgatcacagagttaatgttcattttgtcatgcgagggttaactgttcatgagtttggggagcgggaggggggaagccgctcggggtatgagatggtgttttttttctttttttttgagtgagttgtggcgaaacagcaactcttccttttgttggtgttaaataaaagtcctggattgcagcagctacatctttgtggatttacacagccggaccggcactgactggcaggtatgccgctttctgccacactttgggtttacgtgacatgtttgttatgcattcacagattatctgcaaagcagatgtaataaaaacgctttattcgtggccaatctgtatgcattcgctacaacatattttagtttgtgatgtggacatgataggcatgcaatatatccgttttacacactgtcccggtccgctgccaagccacaaatcctcgtcagttgcggatatcagcggttaacagcagatatacagctcacagagtgagtatgtattgtgtatgaactgagtacatatggagtatgtaaggcggatattatccgcatccagatttttgaacagctcaaaaatcctggctgcggacatgcgggcctctgcggatgatcacgggcgtgttcggatgacggccgacacatacaggcatgttacacggatattgcggatgcttggcaaatatgggccaattttgtgcgtaatccatatgcaaatcctcctaaacaccagtgggacagggccctaaggaagACAAATGACATTTAAGATAATCTgggaaaaaatattaaaaataaactatgtCAAAACAAAGCAATAACACAGCGTCACATAACATAATAACCCATCACACCTATATACATCAGGAGTCAGGTGTTCTCCTGCTGACTCATTCATTTTTCTCACAGTAATTTCTTCAGCTCATTTTTGAAATGAACATTTGAGAATTACAATGCAGCTTGGTAACCAGCTAAAACAAGTCAATAACACGTCATTACAAAAGTGTGAGAGCATGCTACATGTTTGCATTTTTTTCCTTCCTTCTAGCTGTAGCGCTGCTGCCCCAGAGCTACGATGAggtcctgcagcggctctgtgtcTTCCGGCTCCAGCAGCGCATGCTGCTGGCTGAAATGTGTGAGGTGTGTGAAAAGTGTGTTGAGGTGTGGGTGCAGACCCAACGCCAGGGTCTCGCTGTAGTGAGACCAGTAAATATGAGCCAGAGTCCTGAACAGAAGCAAAAACACCTTCTGGACCAGAAAGACAAAGCCTGTTGGAAACACTGAACCTGAGAAAGAAAGGAGAGAGATAAGGAATGTGATGTAAAAATGATGAAAATCGATTTCAAGGAAAGATCTCcacctgcttttgtggggaacacATCATCATCAGTGAGCAGCTCCTGAATGTATGACATGGCATAGTCGAAGTAAAGGGGAGCGGAGCACTTCAGCTTCCTGCCGTGGTCGTCCGTCCAAACATAaaccctgaaaacacacacacacacacgtttgtgtTGCTTTACTTCAAACATATCAATAGCCCTCTATGACATGGAACAAAGCACATTTTAGCCCACCAGCCACAAGTGGATATCATGGAGGTGACAGGCAGGACAAGCACCCCCCCATCCTATCTTATTGTAAACCAAGTTGAATTAAATCTTCTGCTTTTATAACTGCATTTACGTTGACCTTCATGTTAAGCTACTGTGATTCAGAGATTAGTCTGATAACATGTAATAAATTCAGAATGTATTTAAACACTGGAACACATTAACCCTCAATAATCCTGCACATGGGTGTTGCAGCCATGCCACTCTGAGCACACCTGATTCCATCACATCTCGGAAGTAAAGCAAAATAAGTCCGAATAAGTACTTGGCTGGCAGACCACTTAGGAACACCAACATTTTTCTCCATGTTGAACTTGAGTTGCGCCAGGaatggcatctggcataaaaatcCCTATGTGGAGCTCGACTGGACCTGCTTTGGCAACCCTGAGCAACTGGGGCAATCGAAAGGAAAGAAAGAACTTAAccaactttcttaaaaaaaaaaacagggtgtggGCTGGTGCTCGGCCCTGGGCCCTCAAAtgtgtttattacatgacaaCAATGGTGCTTTTTGACATATACCAACAAACAGAATGCAAAAGATAAAATAAATGCAGTGATCATATTATATTTGTCAGAGAATGAACTGTTTCATCTAATCagctaaggtgtgtgtgtgtgtgtgtgtgtgggccagTATTTCCAGCTaaaggtgttagcatttttagcagctatcagtagctaCATAATGTTCGGTCCAACCTCTTTGGGTCCAGCTAATCCactgaggaaataagtgggtaataatttttaatgcccacaccaaagtcaAACAGTTATGAGAACCACCGCTCAGCCGACAAAGGATGatgtaataaacacctgaactatAGTTAGCTAAGCTTGTTGCTaagataatataataaaaaaatacaactttaattTGTGTTGATTTAACACAAATACTTTTTAGGCTGCATTTTATGTCCCCATCAAGAATTGCACTTGGGGTAAGATCACCAGTTGTGTTCAATTACACAGTTTTATTTTCCATTTCACTGTTGACACTTCAGTctcatatgatttttttttttttttttggtaatttttcCCTTTTATTCATACCTACACTTTCAGTATGAATCTAGACAATGCTTTATAAATGAGGTCTCTGTACTATAACTTCAGCTCAGCTTTCAACACAATCACTCCAGATAACCTCTACTAGATACTGATCCAGCTCACTGGACTGCTACAGTAATTTCCTGACTGAAAGGCAGCAACAAGAGAGGCTGAGATGGAACACATCCACCACCCTTTCCTTCAGCACAGGTGTCCCTCAAGGTCATGTTCTGAGCAATGCTATTCTCCCTTCTTTTAAATTCCTACATTCAAAAACCTTACAGGACCTGAAACAGGAGACGAACAATAACAGTTCAATAAAGTGGTCAGTGCATTTACTTCCAAAACAGGTTTCCCAGTGGAGTTgcattcaggaagggcatccggcataaaagttCTGccaaaataaacatgcagatctaTGTCAGATTTGTTGTGGTAACGTGAAGCTTAAAAGGGAGACGTCAAAAGAACTTACTAAAGAAAGCcctgcagaggatgtacttcctgtacCAGCTCAGGAAGTAAGTACACACTGCCACAGGATCTCCTTAGGACATTTTTTACACTGCTGTTACTGAGTCTGTCCTTTGCCCTGCCAACACGCCAACCACACTGGAAAACATTAGACTTTTTTTCTGCTGTCAGGACAGTGGAAAATATAGACGTTATATATATTCTGTTATGCAGTTTTTTTAGTGTATTTTGGACCACCACTCatagagtggagcagagaagaattttctttcagcAAAACACATCAAGTCTAGGTTTGCATCtctgatgtgccttctggcaaattgtagctgaactttcaagttgtcttaaaaaaaaaaaattccttctcTATActacatcatgaagctgtataactggtgatgcaacattcaaaacttgcactatgcacaatttctccagttgcagctacagaagcctataacttcttctgggttgtttgggtgtcttcGTGGCTTCCCTCATTCATCTGATTCTTGCACAGttccttagtttttgagaactgtctgctccacacagatttaccatggagtaccatatggtttgtatttcttcataattggtgtaaataaagtccaagacataatcagtgtcttgtaaatgttcatgtatccatcccctgacttgtctgaagactggatggaaaagtgatggtttaggaggtctgttagaaaagtatccgagctttttatttttttcaaaaacctgatggatttgaatcacgtgtgcttgcatgagccaacctcgaaccttcgtgcgcatgcgtgatttttttcacgcctgtcggttgcgtcatttgcttgtaagcagcctttgtgtgaggataggtggagtctctcgtcattttttctttgcaaggaaatggcggaacaactggagcagtgcaactgcatcaaattttgccacaaactgggcaatagccaggtggaaaccattcagattattcagacggctttcggtggcttttcagtcgtgtgactatccgagaaattgtagacatgccctgacatgtccagcttgtccacaatttctcggatagtcacacgactgaaaagccaccaaaagccgtctgaatcttccgaatggttgacgagctgggcatgttacatgtcctgtgagacttcaacatggaggcacTGTTGCTGcatcatcagcttcgtgccgatgaattcgccgccactcttttcatggcaaaatcttctttcacagtggaatgtgccgaaaaagtgctgatgtccacctcttccgcaatttctcggataatcacacgacggtcccacatcatcacagcgttcactttggaaatgatccggtcgtttcagcgtgttgatgccgatcggagcacggcgtgctctccaccgttgtgcggccgtctttaaaccggttgtaccgctccttaatctgtgtgatgcccagaggatcatcaccgaaagccgtctgaataatccaaatggtttccacctggctgtcgcccagtttgtggcaaaatttgatgcagtcgcgctgctccagtcgttctgccatttccttgcaaagaaaaaaatgacgagagactccacccaccctcatacaaaggctgcttacaagcaaatgacgcaaccgacaggcgtgaaaaaaatcacgcatgcgcacgaacgttcaaggttggctcacgcaagcacacgtgattcaaatccatcaggtatttgaaaaaataaaaaggtcggatacttttctaacagacctcgtatatgcattaTACTAAAGGGGGAACCTATTTATTCacgccatcattttggcttttagattttaatttcttttaattcatgatgtagagatcacgtttcactgtgagtttaaagggcataactTTAGAAAGTTTAATATACAAAGCCTGAATTTTtggttttgatgtcctaaaaaatttcaaacatgtaaaagctcaagggtgcacaaatgttttcacagcactgtacatACTAGGTATTGGTATGAAATTACTCAGAGTCCCCAAGATActatctgattaaaaaaaattaattgaaatgatcagaaaaaaaaaactgatccaAGTTAAAATCACCTTTCCCTATGTGTCAGTAACCGCTGTGGTGAAGCAGCAGCTCTCATAAATGACCCCAAATTTTGATTTGCaccaactgaattttttttttttcctgaaattgGAAGGTTTAACAGGTCAGCTAAAAATGTGGCTGTTAAACTAGAAAGGTTTACAGTTGActatccttaaagcaacagtgtgtaggacttagtgtcatctagtggtgaggtcacAGACTGCATTACATCCTCACAGGCCACATTTTCTTTCCCTTCATATTTTCGattctttggtgatggggattcatgctcccttgtcttctcttgtgataagcagtaTGTTATGattttccatttcacaaaaatgagcatTCTCAAACCCGTTagtctgcactagcaaccagcagACTGTCTATAGAGGAGCAACCCCCGATGACTCTACTTTTTTCTTTAGTGACTCAGCTGTACTGAAAAATACAAAAGGCGGAGGAAGACCGGATATCCACATAAAACATTTACATCGCTTCACGTATCCAtcgtgtctttgttgtgtattttgtCTACCCTACACACGTTTGTTGCAGTGCGAGTGGAGAATCGATggacgagagagagagatttaCAATTGacagggagtgtgtgtgtgtgtgtgtgcgcgcgcagagTTACAGAACTAAAAAAAGAGACGGATGATTACTTTAATCATCCATGAGTAAAAAAGTGTGGCCCGGATTATAAATATAAAAAGTGTTGAATAATTTACCTGCGTTGTGCTCTGTCGCTGCAATTTttgattacaattttttttttaaagatttacaaTGGGTAAGTGTGCTGTGCTGTTAATATTCATGATGACAGAGCATGACGATATGATTACTGACAAGCTGACAGGCCATTCAGTTGCGTTTCACCACTAACATCTGTCATAAATAGACCTGTTACTTATTTTCTGCATCGTGGTTCGTTTATTGCAACTGAAACTTAATGCTTCGGAGCTAGTGGAAAAGGAAGTATTCATTCTATCAGCTCTGTACACATTTCAGAAGTAACAAACTGCAGATGAAATGCAAATGTAGTGCGTGGACATCTGGCCAAAATATGTCCCTTTTGAGCAACTGTATGAACATGGTGgcttacattttattttatagcATATACAAGTAgattatgtattttgtcttcctatagtaagcttaCAGGTTTTACTTTAGACAGACAcctaacatattacatcatagcttctttcATCATAGCATAGTTTCTATAATTATATAACCATATTTAAAACTttgcctactagctataatttaattttactactagtctacagactaagtatatgtatactacaatcttctcctgtattaatatttaggttttagaagcttactcctataatattatataataaccatatttcttgtatatgttgtttattacccttattatgtaaatatcacttatatacatgaattCTATTTTCTTATTATATGTCttatatgtccattttcttgagccgcttgggtgagtagggagagttcccatgggataaaaaagcttttcaaccttccatccctggttctcaagaccaggcacctaagtggctctactctactctattctactcttccttttttagatataccttagtacacactagtagagttctaccttagaaatggaatatattctagaagacatacGTTACTAAATTTTTATGAGGGGGCCGGCTcctatgtagatatgaagggctccttCTAAGCTCATGAAAGCACATTGATTCTTTATTGCAGGCAATTACACATTACTGAAATGATGGTTATGAACGCTATATTCAATTTTTATTAATAAATACTGCTTAATACTACACATTGTAGTTTAACCCAGAAGGAAaaactatatatacacacatacacacacagtaaaactcaccaAAACAGCCATCATATAAATTGGCTATTTGCACTCACCGGATAGAAGCCAAAGTCCcggtgcttttgtatggttttccatgcaataaacatcgtatatactggattttgtataacagattttcgatcacatcagacaaaatgtccTGCCCCACTGCAATGTATTTTTATTAAAAACTCCTCGCACAGTGCAGTCTGTATGTGCCcagtaaagccccagtcacacaacACTAACGAAGGActctgaagccaaaacgaaaaaagaaatctggacttaggtTGACATAATTTAACCGTCgcccagcttcattcctgtagctggcacttcgtcataattttcaaactgttaaaaaatgtcaacgaatcccaacgacaacctcaattcgtccggatttcgttttgctttctatcttgatggttcctcatcgttttcATAGTTCCCATAATGTCAGTGTTCCACTTGACTgttgtccaacttcatccaatttcccaagtccgatgtcttgcacgaatgttgacgatatctgaacagatcaataactaaagctccgacgagtacaaaagcttcagatatctgtcgctgagatagatgatgactggagtgcagttttaagcagaaacgaggtgataatccgtgaaccgcggctgatgacgcatgcgcagtgaaggcagggtggaccgatttttagggggacttttcggttggcgacactggcaagaacgttttatcaactactttatctcatttgtgacaatgacgtGCAAatcggcactctcaatgaatagaccagGTTTGATCCGGAATGCAGATTTCGCATATATTTGCTTTTAACATCTTCAtccatttactccaattaagggtcactgattTTAAgaatgaaaagcccttttgatctgaaTTTTATATtacattttagcttatgaaaagccacttctaacaagactttgagaATTTTTTCCCAAGGTAAATATGTGTGGAACTGGAAatttaccccccccccacacacacacacaaaaaatcccaaagcaaaaacaacaaaaaaaaaaacccccaccggCAATTATTAACAAATTGCTGCTTGctgtctgcactgtaatatggctgTTAAGTTTCACACGTCCCTGGGTGTGGCAAAGCAAAGACAGCTGCTATAGATCAGAGCCCCCTGTGTGCCTACAAAGCGTCCCCATAGCCTTATGTATACCTGCTAAGCAACGGAGACCGCAAGGGCTGAGATTGGTCATTTTTACGTTTTTCACTCCTTCGTTTCACgtcatattttaaatgtttttgcagtgcgcctgccaattacatttcaatcatgaatGAAATATGTTTTGCagca comes from the Thalassophryne amazonica chromosome 8, fThaAma1.1, whole genome shotgun sequence genome and includes:
- the LOC117515853 gene encoding MOB kinase activator 2 gives rise to the protein MGGCHSYPSGTEDDGTSLHPSDITNEKLGINNNNLEERPYLQHQNVCQRITHTDVSTLATLPPGIDRSEWLASNTVAFFKHVNLFSSALSEFCTPSTCPTACGPGNMVYVWTDDHGRKLKCSAPLYFDYAMSYIQELLTDDDVFPTKAGSVFPTGFVFLVQKVFLLLFRTLAHIYWSHYSETLALGLHPHLNTLFTHLTHFSQQHALLEPEDTEPLQDLIVALGQQRYS